One Streptomyces hundungensis DNA segment encodes these proteins:
- a CDS encoding ATP-binding cassette domain-containing protein, whose translation MTDKGVDVTGPDRGLIELDGVEKVFDVRRKAGRLRREKRQVRAVDGISFRVARGEMVGYIGPNGAGKSTTIKMLTGILTPSAGRLRVAGLDPSRERTRLAQRIGVVFGQRTTLWWDLPLYDSYRLAHRMYRIPDARFRENLDRCVELLDLGALLDVPVRQLSLGQRMRGDIAAALLHDPDVLYLDEPTIGLDVISKAKVREFLRDLNTERATTILLTTHDLTDIEQLCQRVMVIDQGRLMYDGALAGLHEAGESERTLVVDLEREIPPVRVEGARVVKVEGPRQWLSFPASASAAPLVAHIAQEYPLVDLSVREPDIEAVIARMYEGRGL comes from the coding sequence ATGACGGACAAGGGAGTTGACGTGACGGGCCCGGACCGCGGTCTGATCGAACTCGACGGCGTGGAGAAGGTCTTCGACGTACGTCGCAAAGCAGGACGGCTGCGTCGCGAGAAGCGGCAGGTCAGGGCGGTGGACGGGATCAGCTTCCGGGTGGCGCGCGGGGAGATGGTGGGCTACATCGGCCCGAACGGCGCCGGAAAGTCCACCACCATCAAGATGCTGACGGGCATCCTCACGCCGAGCGCGGGCCGACTGCGGGTCGCGGGCCTCGACCCCTCGCGCGAGCGCACCCGGCTCGCCCAGCGCATCGGGGTGGTGTTCGGCCAACGCACCACCCTGTGGTGGGACCTGCCGCTGTACGACTCCTACCGGCTTGCCCACCGGATGTACCGCATCCCGGACGCGCGCTTCCGCGAGAACCTGGACCGCTGCGTCGAACTCCTCGACCTGGGCGCTCTGTTGGACGTTCCGGTACGCCAACTCTCCCTGGGTCAGCGGATGCGCGGGGACATCGCGGCGGCCCTGCTGCACGACCCGGACGTCCTGTACCTCGACGAGCCGACGATCGGCCTCGACGTCATCAGCAAGGCGAAGGTGCGCGAGTTCCTGCGCGACCTGAACACCGAGCGCGCCACCACGATCCTGCTGACCACCCACGACCTGACCGACATCGAGCAGCTCTGCCAACGCGTGATGGTGATCGACCAGGGCCGTCTGATGTACGACGGGGCGCTCGCGGGACTGCACGAGGCGGGCGAGAGCGAACGCACCCTGGTGGTCGACCTGGAGCGCGAGATCCCGCCGGTACGGGTCGAAGGGGCCCGGGTGGTGAAGGTCGAGGGGCCCCGCCAGTGGCTCTCCTTCCCGGCGTCCGCGTCGGCGGCGCCGCTGGTCGCGCACATCGCGCAGGAGTACCCGCTGGTGGATCTGTCGGTGCGGGAGCCGGACATCGAGGCCGTGATCGCGCGCATGTACGAGGGGCGGGGTCTTTAG